Genomic segment of Desulfonatronovibrio magnus:
ATAGCGCCAATAGCCATGGAACCAGGACTGCGCTTTGCAATTCGTGAAGGCGGCAGAACAGTGGGCGCAGGCGTTGTGTCTGAAATTACGGAGTAGGTAGAATTATGAGAATCAACATCCTTCTCTCGTGCGTTGAGTGCAAGCGAAGAAATTACGCTACATGCAAAAACAAAAAAAATACGACTTCCAAGCTGGAGTTGAAAAAGTTTTGTCCTTTCTGCGGTAAGCATTTGCCGCACAAGGAATCCAAGTAGCGTTTCATGCAGGCCAGTAGCTCGAAATGGTAGAGCATCGGACTCCAAATCCGAGGGCTGGGGGTTCGAGTCCCTCCTGGCCTGCCATATAAATGAGCAGGACTAAATGTCAAAAAAGAAAAAAACTGAAGTCAGTGAACCAAAACCCGGTACAAGGGCAAAAGTTCAGCAAGCCAGAGAATACCTTGAAGAAGTTAAAGGCGAACTAAAAAAAGTCACCTGGCCAACTCGCAAGGAAACATTAACTACTGGTCTCGCAGTAGTAGTGCTGGTAATTATAATTTCCGTATATCTCGGCGTAATTGATTTTGGATTGTCCAGGCTGGTAAGGCTTATACTGCCTTAGAAGGAATTATGGAAGAGACAGCACCAAAACCGAGATGGTATATTGTCCATACCTATTCAGGCTATGAGCAGCGTGTGGAAAAAACCGTCAGGGAAATGATGAGGACAGGCCAGGACAAGGGTTTTTTTGAAGAAATCGTAGTGCCCACTGAAAAGGTTGTTGAACTTGTCAAAGGGCAAAAAAAGACCTCCACTCGAAAGTTTTTTCCTGGCTATGTTCTGATTAAAATGCTTCTGAATAACGATTCCTGGCA
This window contains:
- the secE gene encoding preprotein translocase subunit SecE, with the translated sequence MSKKKKTEVSEPKPGTRAKVQQAREYLEEVKGELKKVTWPTRKETLTTGLAVVVLVIIISVYLGVIDFGLSRLVRLILP
- the rpmG gene encoding 50S ribosomal protein L33 yields the protein MRINILLSCVECKRRNYATCKNKKNTTSKLELKKFCPFCGKHLPHKESK